From Micromonospora sp. NBC_01699, a single genomic window includes:
- a CDS encoding ATP-grasp domain-containing protein, with product MTLVLLEALTFGLARLRDAATEAGHRLCLLTGNRSIYSYELDRLRPEDLEVIDVDTTDIAACAKVLDRIPDLAGLVNSTDTWMLPGAELAQRYGLTTLGLDTARVLRDKAEVRTRLHRAGLSRAGAIRVEPTADAVVEAVSAIGYPAIVKDSAGTSSRSVWLIRDDAERDRAARQITDATLMGRHLVAEPYFPGPVYSAETVSWQGRTKLLGIAVHIHTPEPVRREEAVSFPVAFPQHELDRLETWIGEVLATVGFSAGIAHTEFAHTPDGPEVVEVNGRIAGAVIGEMMCRSLQVNVYDAVVDTALGRRPRLLDTPLTPDRGYGMIFLHPPAPGRLVGWRGPERLPLFPGSPEFFPTAQLGDRIVHLADQRGCTALVMAEGPTAELGLYHSLAAAGTIAHDMRPLD from the coding sequence GTGACGCTCGTGTTACTTGAGGCACTGACCTTCGGTCTCGCCAGGCTGCGGGACGCCGCCACCGAGGCAGGTCACCGGCTGTGCCTGCTGACCGGCAACCGGTCGATCTACTCGTACGAACTCGACCGCCTGCGGCCGGAGGACCTGGAGGTGATCGACGTCGACACCACCGACATAGCCGCCTGCGCCAAGGTCCTCGACCGGATTCCCGACCTCGCCGGACTGGTCAACTCCACCGACACCTGGATGCTGCCCGGGGCGGAACTGGCGCAACGGTACGGCCTGACCACCCTCGGTCTGGACACCGCACGCGTCCTGCGGGACAAGGCGGAGGTCCGCACCCGGCTGCACCGGGCCGGTTTGAGCCGCGCCGGCGCGATCCGGGTGGAGCCCACGGCCGACGCGGTCGTCGAAGCGGTGTCGGCGATCGGCTACCCCGCGATCGTGAAGGACTCGGCGGGCACCTCCTCCCGGTCGGTGTGGCTGATCCGCGACGACGCCGAACGCGACCGGGCCGCCCGGCAGATCACCGACGCAACCCTGATGGGCCGGCACCTCGTGGCCGAACCGTACTTCCCGGGGCCTGTCTACAGCGCCGAGACGGTGAGCTGGCAGGGGCGCACGAAACTGCTCGGGATCGCCGTGCACATCCACACACCCGAGCCGGTCCGGCGGGAGGAGGCCGTCTCCTTCCCCGTCGCGTTTCCGCAACACGAGTTGGACCGCCTGGAGACCTGGATCGGAGAGGTCCTCGCCACGGTCGGATTCTCCGCCGGCATCGCGCACACCGAGTTCGCCCACACCCCCGACGGCCCGGAGGTCGTGGAGGTCAACGGGCGGATCGCCGGAGCGGTCATCGGGGAGATGATGTGCCGCTCCCTACAGGTGAACGTGTACGACGCGGTCGTTGACACCGCACTCGGCCGGCGACCCCGGCTGCTGGACACGCCGCTGACCCCCGATCGCGGCTACGGCATGATTTTCCTTCATCCGCCGGCCCCGGGCCGGCTCGTCGGCTGGCGCGGACCCGAACGGCTGCCGCTCTTTCCCGGCTCCCCCGAGTTCTTCCCGACCGCCCAACTCGGGGACCGGATCGTCCACCTCGCCGACCAGCGGGGCTGCACCGCCCTGGTGATGGCCGAGGGGCCTACCGCCGAACTGGGCCTGTATCACTCACTCGCCGCCGCCGGCACCATCGCTCACGACATGCGACCGCTGGACTGA
- a CDS encoding class I SAM-dependent DNA methyltransferase, with product MSTYGPETYGERNADVYDEWHADLDPTDAVEYLADLIAKGPTGPVLELAVGTGRVTIPLAERGIDLRGVDASEAMVALLRAKPGGERIPVTIGDMVDVDPGTDDRFAMIFVVFTTFFFLMTQEDQVRCFANVARRLLPGGRFVLECLVPDLARYQRNQSVDAHRVDQDHVRLVAVRHDPIDQRFDGQHILITNEGIRLAPVSMRYAWPSELDLMARLAGLDRVHRWGGWRNEPYLGTGTHVTVYEKPAEPPA from the coding sequence ATGAGTACGTACGGACCGGAGACCTACGGCGAGCGAAACGCCGACGTCTACGACGAGTGGCACGCCGACCTCGACCCGACCGACGCCGTGGAATATCTCGCCGACCTGATCGCCAAGGGGCCGACGGGACCAGTCCTCGAACTGGCCGTAGGCACCGGCCGGGTCACCATTCCGCTGGCCGAGCGGGGAATCGACCTGAGGGGTGTGGATGCCTCCGAGGCCATGGTCGCCCTGCTCCGGGCCAAACCCGGCGGCGAGCGGATCCCCGTCACCATCGGCGACATGGTCGACGTCGACCCGGGCACCGACGACCGATTCGCCATGATCTTCGTCGTCTTCACCACCTTCTTCTTCCTGATGACCCAGGAGGATCAGGTGCGCTGCTTCGCCAACGTCGCCCGCCGCCTCCTACCGGGTGGACGGTTCGTCCTGGAGTGCCTGGTGCCGGACCTCGCCCGCTACCAACGCAACCAGAGCGTCGACGCCCACCGGGTCGACCAGGACCACGTACGCCTGGTCGCGGTCCGCCACGACCCGATCGACCAACGCTTCGACGGCCAGCACATCCTCATCACCAACGAGGGAATCCGCCTGGCCCCGGTGTCGATGCGGTACGCCTGGCCGTCCGAACTCGATCTGATGGCCCGCCTCGCCGGGCTGGACCGCGTCCACCGGTGGGGCGGCTGGCGCAACGAGCCCTACCTCGGCACCGGCACCCACGTCACCGTCTACGAGAAGCCGGCCGAGCCGCCGGCCTGA
- a CDS encoding ATP-binding cassette domain-containing protein: MLEIERVTAGYPRRRGWEHLNVVEEVTMRVDKGEIVGLVGESGCGKTTLARVVTGLNRPSAGVVRFAGVDVHALRGGALRAHRRHVQMVFQDPYLTLSPRLTVRQSIAEPLLIHRVGDTRSRSARVDELLDLVGLDPQVGERRPRQLSGGQQQRVAIARAIALGPRLLVCDEPVTALDVSVQAKILNLLCDLRDRLGLACLFISHDLAVVRQLANRVAVMRNGRIVEQGPTVEVTSDPRHPYTRALLVATPTIDLGVGQAGGSAGFS, translated from the coding sequence ATGCTCGAAATCGAACGGGTCACCGCCGGTTACCCCCGCCGCCGAGGCTGGGAGCACCTGAACGTCGTCGAGGAGGTGACGATGCGCGTCGACAAGGGCGAGATCGTCGGGCTCGTCGGCGAGTCCGGTTGTGGCAAGACGACGCTGGCGCGGGTGGTCACCGGGCTCAACCGTCCCAGTGCGGGCGTGGTTCGTTTTGCCGGCGTCGACGTGCACGCCCTGCGCGGCGGAGCGCTGCGGGCACACCGACGGCACGTCCAGATGGTGTTCCAGGACCCGTACCTCACCCTCAGCCCCCGGCTGACGGTACGACAGTCCATCGCCGAGCCGCTGCTCATCCACCGCGTCGGCGATACCCGGTCCCGGTCCGCGCGGGTGGACGAACTGTTGGACCTCGTCGGCCTCGATCCTCAGGTGGGCGAGCGTCGGCCCCGACAACTGTCCGGGGGACAGCAACAGCGTGTGGCGATAGCCCGTGCGATAGCCCTGGGACCCCGCCTGTTGGTGTGTGACGAACCCGTCACCGCGCTGGACGTGTCGGTACAGGCGAAGATACTCAACCTGCTCTGCGACCTACGCGACCGACTCGGTCTGGCCTGCCTGTTCATCTCCCACGACCTCGCCGTCGTCCGGCAACTCGCGAACCGGGTCGCGGTGATGCGTAACGGCAGGATCGTCGAGCAGGGCCCGACCGTGGAGGTCACCTCCGACCCGCGTCACCCGTACACCCGGGCGCTGCTCGTGGCGACTCCCACGATCGACCTTGGTGTCGGTCAGGCCGGCGGCTCGGCCGGCTTCTCGTAG
- a CDS encoding dipeptide/oligopeptide/nickel ABC transporter permease/ATP-binding protein, whose protein sequence is MRTTLVALPLIGFTTVGILAPVLAPADPTATDLAASLLPPSADHLLGTDQLGRDQLSRILYGAQISLVVTAAVLTISLTVGVVTGTVAGYLGGWVDRFISRVVDIAVSLPGMLVALAVIGLRGPGVENLVIAMSLWAWAPYARIARARVAGLRDSPHLDALRLLGAGPGRILGRHLVPPALAPCLVYASTDVGAIVLGVATLSFLGLGIPPPQAEWGQMLIEGRPYLASAWWLAYPPGIAITAVVFASNLLGERLAAGEERPSILRWVLPSRLRRPSADRATAVPMATVLPAAMSAEDNNLLRVRDLSVTYPYEGGRRRVVADISYDVQRGQILAIVGETGSGKTTSALAPFGLLDPSAVVTGSALLGAETEARQLVGLAPRERRQVNGRRVGVVFQDSLVVLNPLRSVGAHVDEAVRNAGRGGRRGATRRVTEELLHLVGLPDPAGIARDLPHQLSGGMRQRVQIAVALAGEPELLVADEPTSALDVTVQAQLLDLLARLRDELGMAMIVVSHDLAVVTRLADNVAVMYAGRIVESGPLATIIKNPDHPYTRGLLDAVPRPGAAPGTRFRTMPGRSGAGPDDASGCAFAPRCTAAVPVCTRDQPALVALSPAHRSACPLPHGETALAPGALPEWNGG, encoded by the coding sequence GTGCGTACGACGCTGGTCGCCCTGCCCCTGATCGGGTTCACGACCGTGGGGATACTGGCACCGGTGCTCGCCCCGGCCGATCCCACGGCCACCGACCTCGCCGCCAGTCTGCTGCCACCATCGGCGGACCACCTGCTCGGCACCGACCAGCTTGGCCGCGATCAGCTCAGCCGGATCCTCTACGGGGCACAGATCTCGCTCGTGGTCACCGCAGCTGTCCTGACGATCTCACTGACCGTCGGCGTCGTCACCGGCACGGTGGCCGGCTATCTCGGCGGCTGGGTCGACCGGTTCATCTCCCGGGTCGTCGACATAGCTGTCTCCCTACCCGGGATGCTCGTGGCCTTGGCGGTCATCGGCCTACGGGGCCCCGGGGTGGAGAACCTCGTCATCGCGATGTCCCTGTGGGCGTGGGCACCGTACGCCCGCATCGCCCGCGCCCGCGTCGCGGGCCTGCGCGACAGTCCTCACCTGGACGCCCTCCGGCTGCTCGGAGCCGGACCCGGACGGATCCTCGGTCGACACCTGGTACCGCCGGCCCTCGCACCGTGCCTGGTCTACGCCAGTACCGACGTCGGTGCCATCGTCCTCGGCGTCGCCACCCTGAGCTTCCTCGGCCTCGGTATCCCCCCGCCCCAGGCGGAGTGGGGCCAGATGCTCATCGAAGGGCGGCCCTACCTGGCCTCCGCCTGGTGGCTGGCCTACCCGCCCGGCATCGCCATCACCGCGGTCGTCTTCGCGAGCAACCTGCTCGGAGAGCGTCTGGCAGCCGGTGAGGAGCGGCCATCGATCCTGCGGTGGGTACTCCCGTCGCGCCTGCGTAGACCGTCGGCCGATCGGGCGACTGCCGTGCCGATGGCAACGGTTCTCCCAGCGGCGATGTCGGCCGAGGACAACAACTTGCTGCGTGTGCGGGATCTGTCCGTCACCTATCCGTACGAGGGCGGACGCCGCCGCGTCGTTGCCGACATCTCCTATGACGTCCAGCGGGGGCAGATTCTGGCGATTGTCGGTGAGACCGGCAGTGGGAAGACCACCTCCGCGTTGGCTCCCTTTGGACTGCTCGACCCCAGCGCGGTGGTCACCGGTTCGGCGCTGCTGGGGGCCGAGACCGAGGCTCGGCAACTCGTCGGACTCGCACCGCGCGAACGTCGCCAGGTCAACGGTCGCCGCGTGGGCGTGGTCTTCCAGGACAGCCTCGTCGTGCTGAACCCGCTGCGGAGCGTCGGCGCACACGTCGACGAGGCCGTCCGCAACGCGGGCCGCGGCGGCCGCCGCGGTGCCACTCGGCGGGTCACCGAGGAGTTACTGCACCTGGTTGGTCTGCCCGATCCCGCCGGGATCGCCCGCGACCTGCCCCACCAGCTTTCCGGCGGGATGCGTCAACGTGTGCAGATAGCTGTTGCCCTGGCCGGCGAGCCGGAGCTGCTCGTCGCCGACGAACCGACCTCCGCGCTCGACGTGACGGTGCAGGCGCAACTGCTCGACCTGCTGGCCAGGCTTCGCGACGAACTGGGCATGGCCATGATCGTCGTCAGTCACGACCTGGCGGTAGTCACACGGTTGGCAGACAACGTGGCCGTCATGTACGCCGGCCGGATCGTCGAGTCGGGACCGCTCGCCACCATAATCAAGAACCCGGACCACCCCTACACCCGCGGACTGCTCGACGCCGTACCGCGTCCCGGCGCGGCACCGGGAACCCGATTCCGGACCATGCCGGGACGCTCCGGTGCCGGTCCGGACGATGCCAGCGGCTGTGCCTTCGCCCCTCGGTGCACCGCTGCCGTGCCGGTGTGCACGCGTGACCAGCCGGCGCTGGTGGCGCTGAGTCCGGCGCACCGGTCGGCGTGTCCGTTGCCGCACGGTGAGACCGCGCTCGCACCCGGAGCCCTCCCCGAGTGGAACGGCGGCTGA
- a CDS encoding ABC transporter permease — protein MRTPGRLRSVGGYVTRWTVDTVGVLFALSAGTFALVLLARGDPAAMLAATRAGRPATPEQVEAVRAELGLDAPAPVRYLRWLADVGTGDFGLSLRTNTPIGPEIGDRIGVTLGLVAGSAVVAILVGVTVGVAGAVLDRGLSRGALRIGALLATSVPAFWLSYLLVLVLALRLGLVPTSGMAGPATWVMPMAVLGLPAAGALSRVVAVTLREALDQPYVLAAQARGSGPLSIVLRDGLPNTAGPVLSVAGFTIGTLLVGTVVVEQIFGWPGLGAYFVRAAAARDVPALQASALLLGGGFILANRLADALQVLIDPRSRRGPGTHPLVPRLWSRRLSRSGTDERTTCPRAETT, from the coding sequence GTGAGGACACCAGGGCGGTTGCGCTCCGTCGGCGGCTACGTCACACGGTGGACCGTCGACACCGTCGGGGTGCTCTTCGCGCTTTCCGCCGGTACCTTCGCCCTCGTCCTGCTCGCGCGTGGTGATCCGGCGGCGATGCTGGCGGCGACCCGGGCGGGTCGTCCGGCCACGCCCGAGCAGGTGGAGGCCGTCCGCGCCGAGTTGGGCCTGGACGCTCCCGCTCCGGTGCGGTACCTGAGGTGGCTTGCCGATGTGGGCACCGGCGATTTCGGGCTGTCGCTGCGGACGAACACGCCGATCGGACCCGAGATCGGCGACCGGATCGGCGTGACGCTGGGGTTGGTGGCCGGTTCCGCGGTGGTGGCCATCCTGGTGGGGGTGACCGTCGGCGTCGCGGGGGCGGTGCTCGATCGTGGCCTGTCGCGCGGTGCCCTGCGCATCGGGGCGCTGCTCGCCACCTCGGTGCCGGCATTCTGGCTGAGTTACCTCCTCGTGCTGGTGCTGGCCCTGCGCTTGGGCCTGGTACCGACCTCCGGAATGGCAGGTCCCGCGACGTGGGTAATGCCGATGGCGGTGCTCGGACTGCCGGCCGCCGGTGCCCTCAGCCGAGTCGTGGCCGTGACACTGCGCGAAGCGCTCGACCAGCCATACGTTCTCGCCGCGCAGGCCCGTGGCAGCGGGCCGCTGTCGATCGTGCTCCGCGACGGTCTGCCGAACACCGCCGGCCCCGTGCTGTCCGTCGCCGGATTCACCATCGGCACCCTGCTGGTGGGGACGGTCGTCGTGGAGCAGATCTTCGGCTGGCCCGGCCTCGGTGCCTACTTCGTACGCGCTGCCGCGGCCCGGGACGTCCCGGCGCTCCAGGCGAGCGCACTTCTCCTGGGCGGTGGGTTCATCCTCGCCAACCGCCTCGCCGACGCCCTACAGGTCCTCATCGATCCGCGATCCCGCCGTGGCCCCGGTACCCACCCGCTCGTGCCTCGGCTCTGGTCGAGGCGGTTGAGCCGCAGCGGCACCGACGAGCGCACAACGTGTCCCCGGGCGGAGACAACATGA
- a CDS encoding ABC transporter substrate-binding protein, whose translation MGSESGAVDPHAFTGNFLLLDAIYEPLVSYGEDGRLEPGLAESWSVAEDGRRVTFDLRDGVRFTDGSPVDAAAVKWNFDRWVGNKRFSFFRASQVISSVQAPDPDTVVLTLSEAYEPLLQEMSIVRPVRLLSPKSAAADGAFQNAVGTGAWKLVSNAATGAVLERNDDYWGTKPRLERVEFKVIPDSQARVDALSNGEIDLIGGAYLAPITPVEAKSLDGRDDIKLLTGAPDVSIMLGFNPDGPAGDKAVREAVIRAIDTASLAKALLLGYAEPARRVFPADVPDSGTDLPLGFDKAGANSVLDAAGYARAGNTRAKDGKPLALRLLIPATPAEGQLDPRTMATAIAAALGEVGIAVEIAPVDAAAYYDERAEGTYDITFFETLGAPYDPSSSIVSLFTADARAPLWVTPATESLVDRALFARDPAARGAAYQALYDAVAADAGFVPLVYRPRVWAVRDEVNGFAVPPSDVDLELTGVSVG comes from the coding sequence TTGGGTAGTGAGTCAGGCGCGGTGGACCCGCACGCGTTCACCGGGAACTTTCTGCTCCTCGATGCCATCTACGAGCCGCTGGTCAGCTACGGCGAGGATGGGCGGCTGGAGCCGGGACTGGCGGAGTCATGGTCGGTCGCCGAGGACGGCCGGCGGGTGACCTTCGATCTGCGGGACGGGGTGCGTTTCACCGACGGATCGCCGGTCGACGCGGCCGCGGTCAAGTGGAACTTCGATCGGTGGGTGGGCAACAAACGCTTCTCGTTCTTCCGGGCGTCCCAGGTCATCTCCTCGGTCCAGGCCCCGGATCCGGACACGGTCGTGTTGACCCTGTCCGAGGCGTACGAGCCGCTGTTGCAGGAGATGTCGATCGTCCGTCCGGTCCGGCTGCTCAGCCCCAAGTCCGCAGCCGCCGACGGGGCGTTCCAGAACGCGGTCGGTACGGGTGCCTGGAAGCTCGTGTCCAACGCCGCCACCGGCGCCGTGTTGGAACGCAACGACGACTACTGGGGGACAAAACCACGCCTGGAACGTGTCGAGTTCAAGGTCATCCCGGACTCCCAGGCGCGCGTCGACGCACTGAGCAACGGTGAGATCGACCTGATCGGCGGCGCCTATCTCGCCCCGATCACACCGGTGGAGGCGAAGTCCCTCGACGGGCGAGACGACATCAAGCTGCTCACCGGCGCGCCGGATGTCTCGATCATGCTCGGTTTCAATCCGGACGGCCCGGCCGGCGACAAGGCGGTACGGGAAGCCGTGATCCGGGCGATCGACACCGCCTCGCTGGCGAAGGCGCTGCTCCTGGGCTATGCCGAGCCGGCCCGGCGGGTGTTCCCGGCGGACGTGCCGGACTCCGGCACCGATCTACCGCTGGGCTTCGACAAGGCCGGTGCGAACAGCGTGCTGGACGCCGCCGGATACGCCCGCGCCGGAAACACCCGGGCTAAGGACGGAAAGCCGCTCGCCCTGCGGCTGCTCATTCCCGCTACCCCGGCCGAGGGCCAGCTCGATCCCCGTACCATGGCCACGGCGATCGCCGCGGCGCTCGGCGAGGTGGGTATCGCGGTCGAGATCGCCCCGGTCGACGCTGCGGCCTACTACGACGAACGGGCCGAGGGCACGTACGACATCACGTTCTTCGAAACCCTCGGGGCGCCCTACGACCCGTCCAGTTCGATCGTTTCCCTGTTCACCGCCGACGCGCGGGCGCCGCTGTGGGTGACACCGGCAACCGAGAGCCTGGTCGACAGGGCGCTGTTCGCCCGTGACCCCGCTGCCCGGGGTGCGGCCTACCAGGCGCTCTACGACGCGGTGGCAGCCGACGCCGGGTTCGTGCCGCTGGTCTACCGGCCGCGGGTCTGGGCCGTACGGGACGAGGTGAACGGCTTCGCGGTGCCGCCCAGCGATGTCGACCTCGAACTGACCGGGGTCAGCGTCGGGTGA
- a CDS encoding DJ-1/PfpI family protein, with protein sequence MSTHTTLDEPGRAGQQPVPDARRTAPLDPPATGDITVAFLISPDAELVDFAGPWGVFEYAYLGDGRNPFTLYTVAATTQPVRISGGMVLVPAHDFESAPAPDIVVVPAMDTEKVAPEALDWLRRVHHHTAVTMSVCNGSFVLGKAGLLDGKTATAHHGGYGALRATFPNITVVRGLRYVEDGKIATSGGLTSGIDLALRIVERYFGRAVARQTATQLEYQGTGWMHPDSNGQFVERAAGSSERPVCPICEMSVSPDTPLTLEHEGVTWYFCGTWCQEQFKAAPERFIDVG encoded by the coding sequence ATGAGTACTCACACCACGCTGGACGAACCCGGACGGGCCGGTCAGCAGCCCGTCCCCGATGCCCGGCGCACCGCGCCGCTCGACCCTCCCGCGACCGGCGACATCACAGTCGCCTTTCTCATCTCGCCCGATGCGGAACTCGTTGACTTCGCCGGGCCCTGGGGCGTCTTCGAGTACGCCTACCTCGGCGACGGGCGCAACCCGTTCACGCTGTACACGGTGGCGGCCACGACTCAGCCCGTCCGTATCTCCGGAGGCATGGTCCTCGTGCCCGCTCACGATTTCGAGAGCGCTCCCGCGCCGGACATCGTGGTCGTCCCCGCTATGGACACCGAGAAGGTCGCCCCCGAGGCGCTGGACTGGCTGCGGCGGGTACATCACCACACCGCAGTGACCATGTCGGTCTGTAACGGCTCCTTCGTGCTCGGAAAGGCAGGCCTCCTCGACGGCAAAACCGCGACCGCCCACCACGGCGGCTACGGCGCACTTCGAGCGACCTTCCCCAACATCACCGTCGTCCGCGGTCTCCGCTACGTCGAAGACGGCAAGATCGCCACCTCCGGCGGACTCACCTCCGGCATCGACCTCGCTCTGCGGATCGTCGAGCGCTACTTTGGTCGAGCCGTGGCGCGGCAGACTGCCACCCAACTCGAATACCAGGGCACGGGCTGGATGCACCCAGACAGCAACGGCCAGTTCGTCGAGCGCGCGGCGGGCTCATCGGAGCGACCGGTATGCCCGATCTGCGAGATGTCGGTCTCACCCGATACCCCGCTCACCCTCGAACACGAGGGCGTCACCTGGTACTTCTGTGGCACATGGTGCCAGGAGCAGTTCAAGGCGGCGCCAGAACGGTTCATTGACGTCGGCTGA
- a CDS encoding ABC transporter ATP-binding protein — translation MRVTASAVSVSIDGTPILDEVTLTAASGSVTGLIGPNGSGKSTLLRCLYRIIRPRQGAVLIGEHDVWQVPARRAGQLRAVVAQDQELDNDYSVRDIVAMGRIPHQRLLERESSTDRTIVDEALARVGIEWAENRRFATLSGGERQRVLLARALAQDAPVLLLDEPTNHLDIGAQLELLELIRELGLTTVAALHDLDHAMAYCDAVVLLHHGRVVAAGDPVAVLTPERLAEVFGVRGAVTVHPLTGRPHLVFAATAPPPDRTADRDDPVGWNGTSERAVARKSPGRST, via the coding sequence GTGAGGGTCACCGCGAGCGCCGTGTCGGTGAGCATCGACGGTACGCCGATCCTGGACGAGGTGACGCTGACCGCTGCCTCCGGCTCCGTGACCGGCCTGATCGGGCCGAATGGTTCCGGCAAGAGCACCCTGCTGCGCTGTCTCTACCGGATCATCCGTCCGCGGCAGGGCGCGGTGCTCATCGGTGAGCACGACGTCTGGCAGGTCCCGGCACGCCGGGCCGGTCAGTTGCGGGCGGTGGTGGCGCAGGATCAAGAGCTGGACAACGACTACAGCGTCCGGGACATCGTCGCCATGGGCCGGATACCGCATCAGCGACTGCTCGAGCGAGAGAGTTCCACCGACCGCACCATCGTGGACGAGGCGCTGGCGCGGGTCGGCATCGAGTGGGCGGAGAACCGTCGGTTCGCCACGCTCTCTGGTGGCGAACGCCAACGCGTCCTGCTCGCCCGCGCACTGGCCCAGGACGCCCCGGTGCTGCTGCTCGACGAGCCGACCAACCACCTGGACATCGGTGCGCAGTTGGAACTGCTCGAACTGATCCGCGAGCTCGGGCTCACCACCGTGGCCGCTCTGCACGACCTCGACCACGCGATGGCCTACTGCGACGCCGTTGTGCTGCTGCACCACGGCCGGGTCGTCGCGGCCGGCGATCCCGTCGCCGTACTCACCCCGGAACGCCTCGCCGAGGTTTTCGGCGTGCGCGGAGCAGTGACCGTCCATCCTCTTACCGGTCGGCCGCACCTGGTGTTCGCGGCGACCGCGCCGCCGCCCGACCGGACAGCCGACCGCGATGATCCCGTTGGCTGGAACGGTACCTCTGAGCGGGCTGTTGCTCGAAAGTCGCCGGGTCGTTCAACCTGA
- a CDS encoding FecCD family ABC transporter permease — translation MLLVGAAVLAAAVAIAVGTVPVPLGDVVAVTWAHLTPGDTERSLLYDQIVWEFRAPRVLLAGVSGAGLSIAGVCLQALVRNPLADPYLLGISSGASVGAVLALTFASAVTAGLGVAGAAFVGALASVALVVGLAQRAGRVAPGRLILAGVAVGYLGAAVTSYIQLQANPTALRGIMFWLLGSVAGASWHDLPAPTVALVCCLLWLLVVGRRLNALTMGETSAAGLGIDVNRLRLGLLVAASLLTATIVSVAGGIGFVGLLVPHAVRLLVGPDHRRVVPVSLLVGTVFLILVDLLSRTLDRPNEMPIGIFTAALGAPFFLWLLRSQSGAVR, via the coding sequence ATGCTCCTCGTCGGCGCGGCCGTCCTCGCGGCGGCAGTCGCGATCGCTGTCGGTACGGTGCCGGTTCCCCTCGGCGACGTGGTCGCGGTGACCTGGGCTCATCTCACTCCCGGGGACACGGAGCGCAGCCTGCTGTACGACCAGATCGTGTGGGAGTTCCGCGCGCCCCGGGTGCTGCTGGCCGGAGTGAGTGGTGCTGGTCTGAGTATCGCCGGGGTGTGCTTGCAGGCGTTGGTCCGCAACCCGCTCGCCGACCCCTACCTGCTCGGCATCTCCTCGGGTGCCTCGGTCGGTGCGGTTCTGGCCCTGACCTTCGCCTCTGCGGTGACCGCTGGGCTGGGGGTGGCCGGTGCGGCTTTCGTCGGGGCGCTGGCCAGCGTGGCGTTGGTTGTCGGCCTGGCTCAGCGCGCCGGCCGGGTCGCCCCCGGCCGGCTGATCCTCGCCGGTGTGGCGGTCGGTTACCTCGGCGCCGCCGTGACCAGCTACATCCAGTTGCAGGCCAATCCGACCGCGCTGCGGGGCATCATGTTCTGGCTGCTCGGCTCGGTCGCCGGAGCGTCCTGGCACGACCTGCCAGCGCCGACCGTCGCCCTGGTGTGCTGCCTGCTCTGGCTCTTGGTCGTCGGCCGACGGCTGAACGCGCTGACGATGGGTGAGACGTCAGCCGCAGGGCTCGGGATCGACGTCAATCGGCTGCGGCTCGGGCTGCTCGTCGCCGCGTCGCTGCTGACCGCGACGATCGTCAGTGTCGCCGGGGGGATCGGCTTCGTCGGGCTTCTGGTGCCGCACGCGGTCCGTCTGCTGGTCGGCCCGGACCATCGGCGGGTGGTGCCGGTGTCGCTACTGGTGGGTACGGTCTTCCTGATCTTGGTCGACCTGCTGTCGCGGACCCTGGACCGGCCGAATGAGATGCCGATCGGCATTTTCACCGCTGCGCTTGGCGCCCCGTTCTTCCTGTGGCTGCTGCGCAGCCAGTCCGGTGCGGTGCGGTGA